GCGAAAAAAACCGCCAGATTAAGCGGGAAAGCATCTcgaacatttttaatttcttttgttcaaaaaatgttttgtaaACTGCGCGAATTTCGAGAGAGCCACTTTCACCAATTCACAAAAACTAACCATTTGGACCATGCGTTTTGTATGACTGCATATCAATATTAATAAGGGGGAACATTTGAATTTTGCATAACGGAACAATCGAAATTTGAATATCAAAATAACATAACTACAAAGTATTAAATATGATATTTTAGTCTTCATACAACGGGCTTAACTCAAAAGtgttaattttttataataagACTACCATTTAAAACGACTTTCTTACTAAGCCATTTATAAAAGTAGAAAATCGTATTCGCTTCAaaaagatttttattttaactGAAACTGTGCCACTTTTTTCAGATTTCTCTCAATTTATTCGTTGAGTAGCGTTAACGACAGCTCTTAGCGAAAACTTGCCAACGCAGTTATGGCCTACACCTCAGGTCATCTTTCTATAACCGCCCTGCTGTTGAAACCGCTCGGTCAACGCTACTGTAAACCAGCAGATCGCTTCTCTGAATGCTTTATGGCGCTAAATTTAAATACTCGTATATGAAAGGGACAGCGAAACCGCTGAACACTGGACTCCTACGTACACAATCAAACCATTTCAATTTGCAGCGAACTTacattttatgttttataatttttttattagcTAAAATCTCAACGGGAACTTTGCGTAACAACAAATATTCAACAACAATGGGCGACGGTACTTGTTAATTTAACAAGCTGTCACCACTCAAATGGCTGTGGCGTTCTTTAGGATCCATCTTATGTCCATTTAGAAGCGGAAACGCTTGGCAGGCACGTTGTACTGGTAGCCCGACTCCACGGGAGCTGGGGCTGAGTaaactggagctggagcaggagcagagtAAGCTGAAGCGGGAGCAGGAGCCGAGTaaactggagctggagcaggagccgAGTaaactggagctggagctggagcaggagcagagtaaactggagctggagcaggagctgaGTAAACTGGAGCGGGCGCAGGAGCCGGAATGTCCTGGACAGGAGGTAAATACTCAGGAGCTGGCGCAGGAGCAGAGTAAACTGGAGCGGGCGCAGGAGCAGAGTAGACCGGAGCTGGTGCAGGAGCAGAATAAACTGGGGCGGGAGCAGGGATGTCCTGAACAGGAGGCAGATACTCCGAAACGGGTGCTGGTGCGGGAGCCGAGTaaactggagctggagcaggagcagagtAAACAGGAGCTGGCGCAGGAGCGGAGTAAACGGGAGCTGGAGCCGGTGCTGGAATGTCCTGGACGGGAGGCAAGTACTCAGGAGCTGGCGCAGGAGCAGAGTAAACTGGAGCTGGCGCAGGAGCAGAGTAAACTGGAGCTACAGCCGGAGCAGAATAAACGGGGGCTGGAGCTGGAATGTCTTGAACAGGAGGCAGATACTCCGAAACAGGCGCGGGTACCGGAGCGGAGTAGACTGGGGCTGGGGCTGGAGCGGAGTAAGCAGGAGCAGAGTACACAGGAGCTGGAGCCGGCGCGGAGATCACCTCCTGAACGGGTGGCAGATAAGCCGGAGCTGGAGCCGAGGGGATGTTGAAGGTCGGCGTGGGCTTGTTGTAGCTGTAACCACTGCCCAGGTTAAGGTGGGAAACATCGGCGTAGGCCAAGGCGATGGCGCACACAGCGAAGACGAATAGTTTCTAAAATAAGCGGAAATTTATTTAAGGGTCAAGTGAGCGATCGGGATCCGCGACATCTTTACTGCTGACCAAGGCAAGCGGTTGAGCAAGGCCAACTGTGACCAGTTGTCAGTTTACTCACCATTGTTGTTGATTTGTTGGTTGGGCTTTTAAAGTTCGTTGGATTTGCTTTGGCAAGCTCTTGTCGCAAGACGCTCAAGCTGAATGATGTCCAACTGCAGATGGGCCCGCACTTTTATAGCAAAAGCCATGCTTAACTTGGCCTGGTCCATAAATATTGCTGGATACCCGTCTTCGCTTCTTCGGTGTTCGCCTGACGCTTCTTCTAGTCGAAGAAAAGGTAGACAGTTATGAAGAGAGCAGAGCAGTGATCATTAACCCAGAGGCGGGTGTTGGGCGAACAAATCGAAACGAAGATATATatctttattttaattttccctCCGATTTTACGTATACAACGTAAAAAAAACTCCacattaatttataatattcaaGAACAAAAGTAGAGATATTTCCCCCTCATTTGTAAGTAAGCCAGCGTCGCCTTGTTTAATACATCATTAAGTCgttatttaattaaactaCATTCAATTCTACTTAAAGCAAAAGTTGAGATCTgtcatttttaaattatttggaCCAAGCATTCATATGGAGCTACACTAATATTATACACACACTACACCCTATACAACTGACAGCTCTAACAAAGAAACCACACCCAGATATATAGAAAAACAAGGAGAGTTTTCGATTTATTGGAAAACTGTTCAAGCTACTAGAGTAAAATTAAATATCACTAAAAACCCAACCCAATCCCCCAATACAAGCATAGACCAACTACGAGTAGACCAACTAGACTGCCGGGCAGTcttcgatgcaatttttgagtGCCCAGCGCGGGGTTAAGACCGTGACAGTTCGCCAGCAGACGACGTTGATATCGGGGGATTTGGACGGGTTTGGCAATGTCAATAGGGCAGCTTGGCCGCGAGACTCCGCCGACGAGCGGCCACGGGACACGCCAACACTCATTTGCATGCGAGGCAGCTGGCCACGCAGCGATTAAAGGGCCTCCGCCGGCTAATGTCAAAGGTCAACTGATATGCGTTCGCCGGTGCAGTTAGCGGAAATCAGTTTGTTTAACTATTAGCCGGTGCTAATGACCAAACTACATGCTCGACCAAGCGATCAAGGATTACCAGCTCGCCGTTAGCCTCAGAAAACTTGTAAATACGGACACACACctatatacatacgtatgtatacCTACGTATGTGTGGGGTAATTATTTTGAATATTGAATGGGGCTTACCCCACTTATGGGTCGAGTGTAAACCACCCAAGCTGGAGCTGAATCTGAATGGGCATTATCTGAATCGCATTTCCACTTTTTGCCCAATCGTGAGACAACCATTTCGGCACTGTGATCGGTCTTGTATACAGCCTCTAGAGCGTTTAACAGCTATTGTCCCATAAAGTTACGAAAATGTGATTCCTACATTTTGATTGATAACTGTGCTCAGAAAGATGCCCATATACTTAAACGTACGTAACGTTTTGAAACACGTACGCAAAGACAACgttccaaaaatatttaaaaacttttgtaTGCTTTCTTGAAACATTTTTCGCTTGCGTTCGACCCTCACCCAACGCTTTGCTTTTTGATATATTACTAATCGCAGACCCGTATATGGTTTAATTTCCAATGAACAAATGCTGCATCTGAAAGCATCTGTCACTTAAGCGAAACCTATTCATGAGGTATCGCGAATTTGCATAGCCTACTTTAAACCACCAGtgtcatattttttttttttttttgcggaaAAAGGAGGAGCCGCAGATGGTTAATAAAACAGGCGTAATCCGTTTTAATAATTCCAAGTTAAATAAATTCACACAGCAACCACGATTCGATGTGAGATGTGAGAAACATGGCTTAGATTGCCTTGcacaaaaatgtattttcgtCGATACTTAATTAACCAATTAGCTAACCACATTCAAAGAAatataaatggaaaatatacatattatgCACGGCAAACAATGCCAATTTGGATCGCAGTCGATCCGAGCCGAGAATGTTTTATTTATCTGAAAATGCGTGAAAATACAATATAACATATGGATTGCAGACTTAGGATTAGCATATATGCGCAATttatcaatttaaatattgcGCAATAAATAATGTAAATGCAGTGGCCGACCAAAGCTCGATATCTCAGACACTAATTAGTTGTATCTACCGAAAACTAAAGCTAAGCTTAAATGGAAGCTTTTAGGGTCATCTATTAATGTCTTTATTGGTGGTGATACACAGCCATGAAAACGACGTGGTCAAATCCATTGTATTTTaactattatattatattattttattaagcgTTGAAACCATACATTCTAAATAGCATTATGTTACTTGAAATTGCTTCAATATCTTATTGCCTCTGATTGTGCAACCACTccgtatacatatgtatgaataTCTAGACATCAGTAATAATGGAATGCGTCGCAGTGTACACTACAGACAAGCTTTGATAAAATAACATTACaaactaatttaaaatgtttcgAAATATATGTTGAAAATATACACCATGTCTGACGATACTTAAGAAATCGTTTATTATACCTGTTACTCGCAGATCTTAAAGTTACAATTCATCCGTTAAAATGTCTAACagataaatatattattgtttaGCCGAGTCGATTTGGCTATATCCGTCTGTCCGTACAAGCGCCGAGATCCCTGGATCTGGTCCCTGCAGGGACCAAGTATCGACTTTTCCTTGACagtgcatacatacatatttttatgTGTTATTATCTAGCAAATCTGGAAAGATGGTCCAGTCGAGTTACTCGCTAATTATTATCAATTTATccatcgatagaaatttacaagactaataataattggtaaaaatatcaaaacatttttcaaaaatgtgggcgctGCAGTCTTGGTCGGTTTGTGGCGTGGGCGTGGAAACatgcgctgcgtctatgtctctagaatctgtatgcttaatctcaacctttCTAGCTTtcatagttcctgagatttcgacgcTCATATGGACAGACGGACAAGTCCAGTTCGACTCAggtattgatcctgatcaagaatatatatacctaatatggtcggaaacgcttccttctctCTATTACaaacttttcaacgaatctagtaaaACCTTTTACTGTACGAGTAACGGTTATAAAAACACTTAGCTTTATGTGTTGATTAGCGTGTTTCGTCTAGAATAAAAGGATTTGATATTAGCAAAAGGGTCCCGTTTGGAAAATCAATCTGAGACAAAGGTATTTCCTAATTTGCGTCTTATTAATGTGTGCTTATACTGTGTTCTGATTAACATTATTTACATAATTAATACagttgttatttatttatagaaaaatttaaaaacactttttgaagaatacGGTAGTTAGTTATTTCCTGGAAGCCATCTAAATTATAAATTGTCGAGTAATTTCAAATACAATAAACTAACTACTATTATAGATTTAAACCACTAACAAAAGTCAATCGTTTATCAGTCTGTAATAAATTAACTTACAAAGTGGATTTCACAATAGCAATAAACTATCGATAAAGTGCGAACGAATTTAAAGTTTTCTTTCCCGGTTAACGAATACAAAAAACTCGAATAGTGTCGGCGTATTTTCCCTTGATGAACATTTGTTGTCAAACTTCTTATTTGACCTGACTTCGGATTATCAGGATGGTGAAATCAGTTTATTAGTAAAAAGGCgacaatttaaaaacaaataaaatataaaagacTAGTACGTCTTAAGACCACCGTTCCAAATTTCCTAGTAACCCACCGTCGCTGCCTTGACGTATTTCGTCCCGCTATCAGACCTTTGCTCGTAAAGTGGCAGTAACCACCAACAGCTCGCCGAAAGGTGGCAACGCTCGCTAACAGACCGAGAGCGCCACTaacaaaacaaacattttGCTATTTCATCGCGAGCGGGACTGTGTTGCGTCGTGTGATCGCTCGAGCGgttgtggaatcggattcgAGCGGAAAACACCGTTCATGCTGTGAGCGAAAAAGAGTGGTAGCGCCGACAGTGGCAAGTGTAGTTAAATCCGTGAATAAGTGATTAagaacatatgtatgtacttaaTTTGAAAACCTTTTCGCCGTCAGCACAACGGGTGAACGAGAGCAGCAGTGGAGTTTTTTGTGGCGGGTTGTCTCGCTCGCACCGCAAAGGTCGTTCGTGGCTGCGTGTATGGGTGTGTGAAAGAGGCGTCGAGGTGAATGTGGATTTTTAACGACACCAGCAGTGCAAAGGCATTGATTGGGATTTAAAGCTGCAGCAGCGAACCAAAGCAAATGCTAATTCCGGCAAAGGTTAAGAATAACGAGTGACTGGGGCGCGCGCAATAAGATAAAATTGAAGGTTAtactgtgtgcgtgtgagag
This genomic stretch from Drosophila mauritiana strain mau12 chromosome 2L, ASM438214v1, whole genome shotgun sequence harbors:
- the LOC117138543 gene encoding proline-rich extensin-like protein EPR1, whose protein sequence is MKLFVFAVCAIALAYADVSHLNLGSGYSYNKPTPTFNIPSAPAPAYLPPVQEVISAPAPAPVYSAPAYSAPAPAPVYSAPVPAPVSEYLPPVQDIPAPAPVYSAPAVAPVYSAPAPAPVYSAPAPAPEYLPPVQDIPAPAPAPVYSAPAPAPVYSAPAPAPVYSAPAPAPVSEYLPPVQDIPAPAPVYSAPAPAPVYSAPAPAPVYSAPAPAPEYLPPVQDIPAPAPAPVYSAPAPAPVYSAPAPAPAPVYSAPAPAPVYSAPAPASAYSAPAPAPVYSAPAPVESGYQYNVPAKRFRF